A single Cyclopterus lumpus isolate fCycLum1 chromosome 3, fCycLum1.pri, whole genome shotgun sequence DNA region contains:
- the ric3a gene encoding protein RIC-3, whose amino-acid sequence MSITTCQKVTLISCSVLCVSLFLPRMLLPRGKKEMGRPEVGPGFYPPVMHHLSLPEDPERWGVDPSYSMAHSAEAMAKVKGIGRGKKYNLMAQVIPIYGFGILLYILYIIYKLTCKGKTTESENHTTVTKANMENKITPEYGLVRLQERLLQTEKMMERIVSEKSRCSGRKSKASTSKKEEKLLKQLRQITQLIQEGRLEADTPEMEAEEVPYCVDWEGYPEETYPEYDEPCKRRGFDIFTLVESPHQPTAEALAERIEQEEEEMMARKLSIEEIEEEEEVIEGEEEEEEEEEEEEEEEEEEEEEEEEEEEEEEEKAEKIQLLSLPSSLPAAERKQERLGLELSNELQCLNGGKKQISFSDHNDVEEEDEVEEDDEVEEDDEGTEVEEEEEADEDDPVMEAESLQFSCEGCPNPEEEAEEDKEEYLFPSAPVEDDGPTHADVHKEVGASGLRMRNRRET is encoded by the exons TCGGACCTGGGTTCTACCCTCCTGTGATGCACCATCTGTCATTGCCAGAGGACCCAGAACGCTGGGGCGTGGACCCTTCATACTCCATGGCACACAGTGCTGAGGCCATGGCCAAAGTGAAAGGCATCGGACGAGGCAAAAAATACAATCTGATGGCTCAAGTGATACCCATATATGGCTTTGGGATACTTCTTTACATCCTCTATATAATCTATAAG CTGACATGTAAGGGGAAGACTACTGAATCAGAAAACCACACTACAGTAACCAAGGCAAACATGGAGAATAAGATTA cACCCGAGTATGGGCTTGTCAGGCTTCAGGAGAGGCTTCTGCAAACAGAAAAGATGATGGAGAGAATTGTCTCTGAAAAGAGTCGATGTTCTGGGAG gaagagcaaaGCTTCTACAtcaaagaaggaggagaaattaCTCAAGCAACTTCGACAGATCACACAGCTGATCCAAGAGGGCCGGTTGGAGGCAGACACCCCTGAGATGGAGGCTGAGGAGGTCCCCTACTGTGTCGACTGGGAAG GCTACCCAGAGGAGACCTACCCAGAGTATGATGAGCCCTGTAAAAGACGAGGATTTGACATCTTTACACTGGTGGAATCCCCCCACCAGCCCACCGCTGAGGCCCTGGCAGAGAGGATcgagcaagaggaggaagagatgatgGCAAGGAAACTATCCATA gaagagatagaagaggaggaagaagtgattgagggggaggaggaggaagaggaggaggaggaggaggaggaagaggaggaggaggaagaggaagaggaggaggaagaggaggaggaggaggaagaagagaaagcaGAGAAAATACAGTTGCTCAGTCTTCCTTCATCCCTGCCTGCTGCAGAAAGAAAGCAGGAGAGACTTGGTTTGGAGTTGAGCAACGAGCTCCAGTGTCTCAATGGAGGGAAGAAGCAAATTAGCTTTAGTGACCACAACGAT gtggaggaagaagatgaggtggaggaagatgatgaggtggaggaagatgatgaggggacagaggtggaagaggaggaggaagcggatGAAGACGATCCAGTAATGGAAGCAGAGAGCTTGCAGTTCAGCTGTGAGGGTTGTCCCAACCcggaagaggaagcagaggaggatAAAGAAGAGTATTTGTTTCCGTCTGCGCCTGTGGAAGATGACGGTCCGACCCATGCAGACGTGCACAAAGAAGTTGGGGCGAGTGGGCTGAGGATGCGGAACAGGAGGGAGACATGA
- the tub gene encoding tubby protein homolog produces the protein MSSKHSSDWIPYSTLDDEGTNLRQQKLDRQRALLEQKQKKKRQEPLMVQSNVDGRSRTRRTKQSEEQAPLVESYLSSNSSTIYHVQEAEQEEVKVMADAQPPRSSKKGRASASSTPQTGSDKKERKGKHKAAMDGLASQQDDGQIQILTVGHPSTEEGEAEPVMSCTQSQSKQDLRVTMLKKGISSSMNFDEEEDDEDEISSSSSQLNSNTRPGSATSKKSCKEVASAPTPPVNEPAIDVDDLEEFSLRPAPQGVRVKCRITRDKKGMDRGMYPTYYLHLEREDGKKVFLLAGRKRKKSKTSNYLISIDPTDLSRGGESFIGKLRSNLMGTKFTVYDSGLNPMKSTTSLEASNLRQELAAICYETNVLGFKGPRKMSVIIPGMNMDHERVSIRPRNDHESLLARWQNKNTESVIELHNKTPVWNDDTQSYVLNFHGRVTQASVKNFQIIHDNDPDYIVMQFGRVAEDVFTMDYNYPMCALQAFAIALSSFDSKLACE, from the exons ATGAGCTCCAAGCACTCCTCCGACTGGATTCCCTACAG CACTTTAGATGATGAGGGCACCAACCTCCGACAACAGAAACTGGACAGACAG CGAGCACTCCTTGaacagaagcagaagaagaagaggcaggAGCCTCTGATGGTCCAGTCTAATGTAGACGGGAGATCTCGCACCCGTCGGACCAAACAGAGCGAGGAACAGGCTCCGCTGGTGGAATCCTAcctcagcagcaacagcagcaccaTCTACCACG TGCAAGAAGCTGaacaggaggaggtgaaggtgaTGGCGGACGCACAGCCGCCTCGCTCATCCAAAAAGGGCAGAGCATCGGCCAGCTCTACTCCACAGACAGGCAGCGacaagaaggagaggaaggggaagcaCAAAG CAGCGATGGATGGTCTGGCCTCCCAGCAGGATGATGGTCAGATCCAGATCCTGACGGTGGGTCACCCCAGCACAGAGGAGGGCGAGGCGGAGCCGGTGATGAGCTGCACTCAGTCGCAGAGCAAACAGGATCTGCGCGTCACCATGCTCAAGAAAG GTATATCCAGCAGTATGAATtttgatgaagaagaggatgatgaagatgaaattAGCTCTAGTTCCTCACAGCTCAACAGCAACACGAGACCAGGCTCTGCCACTAGCAAGAAGTCATGCAAG GAGGTGGCCTCAGCACCCACTCCACCAGTCAATGAACCTGCCATCGACGTAGATGACCTTGAAGAGTTTTCCCTGCGTCCTGCACCCCAGGGGGTGAGAGTGAAGTGCAGAATCACCAGAGATAAGAAGGGCATGGACAGAGGCATGTATCCCACCTACTACCTccacctggagagagaggatggcAAGAAG GTGTTCCTGTTAGCtggcaggaaaagaaaaaagagtaaaacatcCAATTATCTTATCTCCATCGATCCAACGGATCTGTCTCGAGGCGGAGAGAGCTTCATCGGTAAACTGAG GTCTAACCTCATGGGAACTAAGTTCACTGTATACGACAGCGGCCTGAACCCCATGAAGAGCACAACCAGCCTTGAAGCTAGCAACTTGCGTCAAGAGCTAGCAGCCATTTGCTAT GAAACCAATGTTTTAGGATTCAAAGGGCCGCGTAAAATGAGTGTCATCATTCCTGGAATGAACATGGACCATGAGAGAGTGTCTATTCGCCCACGAAAT GACCATGAGTCACTGCTGGCCAGGTGGCAGAACAAGAACACAGAGAGCGTGATTGAACTTCACAACAAGACGCCTGTGTGGAACGATGACACACAATCCTATGTGCTCAACTTCCACGGCAGAGTCACTCAGGCCTCCGTCAAGAATTTCCAAATCATTCATGACAATGACC CCGACTACATTGTGATGCAGTTTGGCCGTGTGGCAGAGGATGTCTTCACCATGGACTATAACTACCCAATGTGTGCCCTGCAAGCTTTTGCCATTGCGCTTTCCAGCTTTGACAGCAAGTTAGCCTGTGAATAG